One Amycolatopsis sp. NBC_00355 genomic window carries:
- a CDS encoding tetratricopeptide repeat protein — MGSRNNLAYAYRAAGDVERALSFYEAALAGFEKLLGAEHPTTEGVRRNLRYARGSEAAS, encoded by the coding sequence CTGGGCTCGCGCAACAACCTCGCCTACGCCTACCGAGCTGCGGGTGACGTAGAGCGTGCGCTGTCGTTCTACGAAGCCGCCCTTGCCGGCTTCGAGAAGTTGCTTGGCGCTGAACATCCGACTACCGAAGGTGTCCGCAGAAATTTGCGCTACGCACGTGGTAGCGAGGCCGCCTCTTGA
- a CDS encoding tetratricopeptide repeat protein has protein sequence MRRTGWLPLAIEQAAAYIAQVGITPADYQDLLKRYPAVMYAETVEGGDAQRTMARIWHITLDRLVDTPAAGQVLRTLAWYAPVNIPRTLLNGIADEPTVLRAIGRLSAYNMITTHEDQISVHRLVQAVTRTPAVGDRHRAAEDIAAGLTQAVADVADAIVELEYRNPHSWKVYRALAPHVQALTAHTTADSDTVTTALVLLQLGRFLSDQGRLTEAIGYLQRSARSRERVLGTDHPDTLISRSSLASAYRVAGDASRAIPLLEAVLADCGRVLGADHPETVGARSNLAQVYLATGDVRRAIPLFEANLADCERVSGADHPNTLASRNNLAAAYQDAGDASRAIPLHEAVLADRERVLGTDHPDTLISRNNLASACRIAGDASRAISLLEAVLADRERVLGADHPETLTSRNSLASGYRAAGDVGRAIPLYEAARTGRERVLGVDHPHTLISRGDLAGAYQTAGDVGRAISLLEAVLADCERV, from the coding sequence GTGCGCAGAACGGGGTGGCTTCCGCTGGCCATCGAGCAGGCCGCCGCCTACATCGCTCAGGTTGGCATTACTCCCGCCGACTATCAGGACCTGCTCAAGCGATATCCGGCGGTGATGTACGCCGAGACCGTTGAAGGCGGCGACGCACAGCGCACGATGGCTCGGATCTGGCACATCACCCTCGACCGTCTGGTCGACACTCCTGCTGCCGGACAGGTCTTGCGAACGTTAGCCTGGTACGCGCCCGTCAATATCCCGCGTACCTTGCTCAATGGCATCGCCGACGAGCCGACCGTGCTGCGTGCCATCGGCCGATTGAGCGCCTACAACATGATCACCACACACGAGGATCAGATCAGCGTGCACCGCCTGGTACAGGCCGTTACGCGCACTCCCGCAGTTGGCGATCGTCACCGCGCCGCAGAAGATATCGCTGCCGGTCTCACTCAAGCCGTCGCCGACGTCGCCGACGCTATCGTCGAGCTCGAATATCGGAATCCCCATTCGTGGAAGGTATACCGGGCACTGGCCCCTCACGTGCAGGCACTCACCGCCCACACCACCGCAGACAGTGACACCGTCACCACCGCTCTAGTACTTCTCCAACTCGGACGCTTCCTAAGCGACCAAGGACGACTGACCGAGGCCATCGGTTACCTCCAGCGCAGCGCCAGAAGCCGTGAGCGGGTATTGGGTACAGACCATCCCGACACCCTTATTTCCCGCAGCAGCCTGGCTTCCGCCTATCGAGTCGCGGGTGATGCAAGTCGTGCGATTCCCTTGCTCGAAGCTGTTCTGGCCGACTGTGGGCGGGTGTTGGGTGCCGACCACCCCGAGACTGTGGGTGCACGTAGCAACCTTGCCCAGGTCTACTTAGCAACGGGCGACGTAAGGCGTGCGATCCCGCTATTCGAAGCTAACCTGGCCGACTGTGAACGGGTCTCGGGTGCCGACCACCCCAACACCCTTGCTTCCCGTAACAACCTAGCCGCTGCCTACCAGGATGCGGGTGATGCAAGTCGTGCGATTCCCTTGCACGAAGCTGTTCTGGCCGACCGTGAGCGAGTGTTGGGTACTGACCACCCCGACACGCTGATTTCTCGTAATAATCTCGCATCCGCCTGCCGAATCGCGGGTGATGCAAGTCGTGCGATTTCCTTGCTCGAAGCTGTTCTGGCCGACCGTGAGCGAGTGTTGGGTGCTGACCACCCCGAAACCTTGACTTCTCGTAACAGTCTCGCCTCTGGCTATCGAGCAGCGGGTGATGTGGGGCGTGCGATTCCGTTGTACGAAGCTGCTCGGACCGGCCGTGAGCGAGTATTGGGTGTCGACCACCCCCACACTCTGATTTCCCGTGGCGACCTCGCTGGGGCCTATCAGACAGCGGGTGATGTGGGGCGTGCGATTTCCTTGCTCGAAGCTGTTCTGGCCGATTGTGAGCGGGTTTAG
- a CDS encoding ATP-binding protein: MTTPPCRDEYPSTSSALPPNSRGIGLGGDSSGINSTGDNSINMQVVHAAPVIMPMEQVIPLSALGNTPAVPDVFVGREEDLQRVEYAMAGPGPVVVTAVQGLGGVGKSTLAARYSALHRGEHSLVWWITADAPSAIEIGLARMAVALQPAVAGLALEQQTEHGIRWLSSHPGWLLILDNLEAPTDASMLLERMSHGRVLITSRRAAGWHSTGTALPLDVLDPDDAVSMLTRIIVGSRPATDCAGAVDLCAERGGFRWPSSRPPPTSLRLALLPPTIRTCSSDIRR; this comes from the coding sequence GTGACGACTCCGCCGTGCCGCGACGAATATCCCTCCACCTCTAGCGCGCTACCGCCGAATAGCCGCGGAATCGGGCTGGGCGGCGACAGCAGCGGCATCAACTCCACCGGCGACAACAGCATCAACATGCAGGTCGTGCACGCAGCACCAGTCATCATGCCGATGGAACAGGTCATCCCGTTGTCGGCCCTGGGTAACACACCCGCCGTCCCGGATGTGTTCGTGGGGCGCGAGGAGGACTTGCAGCGGGTTGAGTACGCCATGGCTGGGCCGGGGCCAGTCGTAGTGACCGCCGTGCAGGGTCTCGGCGGAGTGGGTAAGAGCACCTTGGCTGCGCGCTACTCCGCACTTCATCGTGGCGAGCATTCGCTGGTGTGGTGGATTACGGCTGACGCGCCGTCAGCTATCGAGATCGGTCTGGCGCGGATGGCGGTCGCGCTACAACCTGCCGTGGCTGGTCTGGCGTTGGAACAGCAGACCGAGCACGGCATACGCTGGCTGTCGTCCCATCCTGGCTGGCTGTTGATCTTGGACAACCTTGAGGCACCGACTGACGCGTCGATGCTGCTGGAGCGGATGTCCCATGGGCGCGTACTGATAACTAGCCGCCGCGCAGCGGGTTGGCACTCTACTGGCACCGCGTTGCCGTTGGACGTACTGGATCCGGACGACGCGGTAAGCATGCTCACCCGAATCATCGTCGGCTCCCGGCCTGCCACGGATTGCGCCGGCGCCGTCGACCTGTGCGCAGAACGGGGTGGCTTCCGCTGGCCATCGAGCAGGCCGCCGCCTACATCGCTCAGGTTGGCATTACTCCCGCCGACTATCAGGACCTGCTCAAGCGATATCCGGCGGTGA